ATGATGCAGCTGATCATCTTAAAGATAAAGAAATAGATGCCGCTTTTATAACTGCAGGTATACCTACATCTGCAATTTCTGAAATAATTGAAACTGAGGACTTTGTCTTAGTTCCTTTAACTTCTGCTTGTATTGCAAGTCTAAATGAAAAATATCCATTCTATACTGAAGTAAATATCCCAGCAAACAGTTACAATAACCAGTCAAATAATATAAGATCTGCAGCTGTTATGGCAATGTTAGTAGTGCCAAAAGATCTTGATGAATATTTGGTCTATAATCTAACTAAACATCTATTTGAACAAAGACAAGTCTTAATAAATTCCCACGAAAAAGGAAGAGAAATTAGATTAGCAATAGCCTTAAAAGATATGCCTATAACTCTGCACCCTGGCGCACAAAGGTATTATAACGAAAAGGGCGTTTTATAAATATTTAATTAGTCTAATTTTCTATCAACAAAAAGGACTATAGTTTTTATACTCCTTTAAGGAAGTTAAACTATAGTCCTTTTATTTTCTATTGTCTTGCACCATCCTTACCACTTATCATTTAATTTTCAAGTCTCGGTGCTGTTGGATCACAATTAGGCCTATTGACATCTGTTTTCTCAGATAGTTTAAATAGGTAATAGCACTCTTCCCTAAACATGTGATCTGCCATTAGTGGCATTAAGGTTCCAAGAGCTTTCTTTGTTAGTCTCATTTTTTCTAATTCTTTTAAAAACTCCATAAATAATGAAATATTATCTTCTACGAGTTTATTTAGCCTGTGTAATGCAGGAAAGTCTTGCAAATTAGTTCTCAAGTATCCGGTAAATTCATCTGCTTTAATATATAGATCTTCAAATAGTTTCATAAACTCCTTACTCTTCTTTCTTAAGTCTCTTTCTGTGCTATCTAAGCCGCAATATATACTACCAGCATGTCCAGAGGCATCAGGTAGCCATAGATTGTGGTCATGCAAAGGATTAACAACAGGCATTTTCTTTGCAAAAATACAATGAATAACGCGTAAGTACTCATCAACCTCATTGACCATATGATTTATAAAGGTTGGAGAAAGCTCTATTATAATCATACCGATTAAATGTTCTTTTATTAATTGCAATTTAAATTCTCTAATTTCTTCAGCTTCTACTCTAGCTGTTATAGTTAACTCCTCTAGTTCCCTTTCTCCTAGAGACCTCCTTGCCTCTTGTAGTAGCTCATCAAATACTCTTATAAAATATCTAGCCCTTTGGATTTTCTCTGTTTCATTTGGGGATAGCGTGTTTAAAATAAATCTGCTATGATCACCTAATATTTGTAGCCAAAATCGGTGTTCAAATAATGCACTTTCCAAGAAACGTTGATTAGACATTTACATCCCTCCTATTAAGTTCATTTATACATTCTATTCATAAATTAATAGAATAGGAGTAAATATTTGATATTACCATAGCTTTTTAAGTTGATACCTTTATTGATTTAAAAGTTCTGATGGCTCATTTTTCATAGCATTGATTTCTACTTTTATTTGATACATGTCTAGCAGCTGCTAAGTTATTTTTACTATTTAATTCCATAAAGGGAAATCAGACAGTCTTGGGATATATAAAAGGTTGATTAAATTTAATAATCTACTGTAGTTCTATTAAAGGATGAAACAACAGGTATAGTGTATATACCTGGATATTCCTTTACATTCTACTGTAGTTCTATTAAAGGTATTTTAGTAAATAGATATCTAAAGGCAATAATAAAATTTACATTCTACTGTAGTTCTATTAAAGGACAGATGATAAAATCGCAGAGATACCTCAACCTAACTATTTA
The DNA window shown above is from Tissierella sp. Yu-01 and carries:
- a CDS encoding DUF2935 domain-containing protein; the encoded protein is MSNQRFLESALFEHRFWLQILGDHSRFILNTLSPNETEKIQRARYFIRVFDELLQEARRSLGERELEELTITARVEAEEIREFKLQLIKEHLIGMIIIELSPTFINHMVNEVDEYLRVIHCIFAKKMPVVNPLHDHNLWLPDASGHAGSIYCGLDSTERDLRKKSKEFMKLFEDLYIKADEFTGYLRTNLQDFPALHRLNKLVEDNISLFMEFLKELEKMRLTKKALGTLMPLMADHMFREECYYLFKLSEKTDVNRPNCDPTAPRLEN